A genomic region of Acidimicrobiales bacterium contains the following coding sequences:
- a CDS encoding histidine phosphatase family protein, with protein sequence MERTVHLVRHGRTAWNRVHRTMGWRDEPIEDDQRAAAEAVAARLAPGLGDAGPPGHGAGRARVLSSPVRRAVQTAGPTAAALEVDVELDERLGELRVGSWEGLLESEVAEQHPEAWATWRSSPHTLELEGRETLDALYGRVGDLLDELSADAASAHRPVVAFTHDAVVRAAVAWAVGAGPTSYRSIEVANCSLTTLAVGEGRRRLVRANDTCHLGPGVG encoded by the coding sequence GTGGAGCGGACGGTGCACCTGGTGCGGCACGGGCGCACGGCGTGGAACCGCGTGCACCGGACGATGGGGTGGCGCGACGAGCCCATCGAGGACGACCAGCGGGCGGCGGCCGAGGCCGTGGCGGCGCGGCTGGCCCCCGGGCTGGGCGACGCCGGCCCGCCGGGTCACGGCGCAGGCCGGGCCCGCGTGCTCTCCAGCCCGGTGCGGCGGGCGGTGCAGACGGCGGGACCGACGGCGGCGGCGCTGGAGGTCGACGTCGAGTTGGACGAGCGCCTGGGCGAGCTGCGGGTGGGGTCGTGGGAGGGGCTGCTGGAGAGCGAGGTGGCCGAGCAGCACCCCGAGGCCTGGGCCACCTGGCGGAGCAGCCCTCACACCCTGGAGCTCGAGGGGCGGGAGACGCTGGACGCCCTTTACGGGCGGGTCGGCGACCTCCTCGACGAGCTGTCCGCCGACGCCGCCTCAGCCCACCGCCCGGTCGTCGCGTTCACCCACGACGCCGTGGTCCGGGCCGCGGTGGCCTGGGCCGTCGGGGCCGGCCCCACCTCCTACCGCAGCATCGAGGTGGCCAACTGCTCGCTCACCACGCTGGCCGTCGGCGAAGGCCGGCGTCGCCTCGTCCGGGCCAACGACACCTGCCACCTCGGGCCCGGGGTCGGCTGA